A region of Mammaliicoccus sp. Dog046 DNA encodes the following proteins:
- a CDS encoding ImmA/IrrE family metallo-endopeptidase has translation MNRYEKTLINNEHIIIKETNNLPDHLKGLYVDGLILLQENLTDKEKLEVLGEELAHHDISYGNIIDTDELWKWKFEHKARRLGFEKIIPLQNIVQAYQSGVHNKFELSNYLDVSEGYIDEALEHYQQKYGLSTWHEHFLIKFNPLQVFEYKEIK, from the coding sequence TTGAATAGATATGAAAAGACGCTTATCAATAATGAGCACATTATCATTAAAGAAACAAATAACCTTCCTGATCATTTGAAAGGTCTATACGTTGATGGGTTAATTTTATTGCAGGAAAATTTAACTGACAAAGAAAAACTTGAAGTATTAGGTGAAGAATTAGCACATCACGATATTTCATATGGTAATATCATCGACACAGATGAATTATGGAAATGGAAATTTGAACATAAAGCACGTAGACTTGGTTTTGAAAAAATCATTCCACTACAAAATATCGTCCAAGCATATCAATCAGGTGTCCACAACAAGTTTGAGCTCAGTAACTATTTAGATGTATCAGAAGGGTATATTGATGAAGCACTTGAACATTACCAACAAAAATACGGACTAAGTACGTGGCATGAACATTTTTTAATTAAATTCAATCCATTACAAGTATTTGAATACAAAGAAATTAAATAA
- a CDS encoding helix-turn-helix transcriptional regulator — MVSGNKLSEQISLLRTKQGWTQQKLADELQVSKQSISYWETGRKAPKMKKIEEMAQLFNVSVSYLLDGETKTTYNSTAETIAAHLDGELTEAELNKVLEYVDFLKHQNK, encoded by the coding sequence ATGGTGTCTGGAAACAAACTCTCAGAGCAAATCAGTTTACTTAGAACTAAGCAGGGCTGGACGCAACAGAAATTAGCAGATGAATTACAAGTTTCAAAACAATCCATTTCATATTGGGAAACAGGTCGTAAAGCACCAAAGATGAAGAAAATCGAAGAAATGGCGCAATTGTTTAATGTAAGTGTAAGTTATTTATTAGATGGGGAAACTAAAACAACGTATAACTCAACCGCAGAAACAATCGCTGCTCATTTAGATGGAGAATTAACAGAAGCAGAACTCAATAAAGTGCTAGAATATGTTGATTTCTTAAAACATCAAAATAAATAA
- a CDS encoding N-acetylmuramoyl-L-alanine amidase has translation MLTAIDYLTKKGWEISSDPRTYKGYPDKYGYRNYIEGGINYDAYCSGYHRAFDVFNNKTDQIPAVTSGTVILSEPFGNFGGTMEIRDSNGNDWIYGHMQRDILKFSKGDKVNQGDIIGLQGNSNYAGNPMSAHLHIQLRRKGEDITNEVTRVCSGMPIEKYDITNLNQKLDQSNNKGVVKMSRKIMIVAGHGYNDPGAVGNGTNERDFIRANIVDRVANYLKQAGNTVAVYGKDQDMYQDTAYGEQVGNKTDYGLYWVKSQGYEIVVEFHLDSAGPTASGGHVIIPSGLAPDYIDNGLQQSIQKYVGTIRGITQRSDLLHCNVAKAEYINYRLVELGFITSTKDMNAIKSNLNNYTKSLAEAIHGAPIGSTPTTYTVVSGDTLWGISQKTGVSVATLKSLNGLKSDVIYVGQVLKLK, from the coding sequence ATGTTAACAGCAATTGATTACTTAACAAAGAAAGGTTGGGAGATTTCCTCTGATCCAAGAACATATAAGGGGTATCCCGATAAGTACGGATATAGAAATTATATTGAAGGTGGTATCAATTATGATGCATATTGCAGTGGATACCATAGAGCATTTGATGTATTTAACAACAAGACGGATCAAATACCTGCAGTAACAAGTGGAACAGTCATACTCAGTGAACCATTTGGGAATTTCGGTGGGACAATGGAAATTCGAGATAGCAACGGTAATGACTGGATTTATGGACATATGCAAAGAGATATTTTGAAATTTTCGAAAGGTGATAAAGTCAATCAAGGAGATATCATCGGACTGCAAGGAAATAGTAATTATGCAGGAAATCCAATGAGCGCCCACTTGCATATCCAATTAAGAAGAAAAGGCGAAGACATTACTAATGAAGTCACGAGAGTATGTAGTGGGATGCCAATAGAAAAATATGATATTACAAATTTAAATCAAAAATTAGACCAATCAAATAATAAAGGAGTAGTTAAAATGAGTAGAAAAATTATGATCGTAGCAGGACATGGATATAATGATCCAGGAGCAGTAGGAAATGGAACAAATGAAAGAGATTTTATTAGAGCAAATATTGTAGACCGTGTAGCCAATTATCTTAAACAAGCAGGCAATACAGTAGCAGTTTATGGAAAAGACCAAGATATGTATCAAGATACAGCATATGGAGAACAAGTTGGGAACAAGACAGACTATGGATTATATTGGGTTAAATCACAAGGATATGAAATAGTTGTTGAATTTCATTTAGATTCAGCAGGACCAACAGCATCAGGCGGACATGTGATTATTCCAAGTGGATTAGCACCAGATTATATTGATAATGGATTACAACAATCTATTCAGAAATATGTAGGAACAATTCGTGGCATTACACAAAGAAGTGATCTATTACATTGTAATGTTGCCAAAGCAGAATATATCAATTATAGACTTGTAGAATTAGGATTCATTACTTCAACTAAAGACATGAACGCAATTAAAAGTAATTTAAATAACTATACAAAATCACTAGCAGAAGCCATTCATGGCGCACCAATTGGAAGTACACCAACGACGTATACAGTAGTATCAGGAGATACATTATGGGGAATTAGTCAAAAAACAGGCGTATCCGTAGCTACATTAAAAAGTTTAAACGGACTAAAATCAGACGTCATTTACGTAGGACAAGTGTTGAAATTAAAATAA
- the dgoD gene encoding galactonate dehydratase: MKIVDYELFQLPPRWLFLKITTDEGISGWGEPLIEGKAATVEAAVHEFMKQLIGKDPLKIEDHWNMMYRSGFYRGGPILMSAISGIDQALWDIKGKYYQAPVHELMGGACRDSIKVYSWIGGDRPQDTVNAAKKAHENGFEAIKMNATEELQYVDSYDKIDQVVERVAGIREAVGNQLGIGIDFHGRVHKPMAKILAKELEPFKPMFIEEPVLSENIEAIREISQTTTIPIALGERLFSRWDFKPILESGFVDIIQPDLSHAGGITECKKIISMAEAYDVGAAPHCPLGPIALSSCLQVDATSHNAFIQEQSLGIHYNKDSDILDYIKNKEVFEFENGQVKIPQGPGLGIEIDEDHVREMAKVGHDWHNPIWRHKDGSIAEW, translated from the coding sequence ATGAAGATTGTAGACTATGAATTATTTCAATTACCACCTAGATGGTTATTTTTAAAAATAACAACTGACGAAGGTATTTCCGGATGGGGTGAACCATTAATAGAAGGTAAAGCAGCTACAGTTGAAGCGGCTGTACATGAATTTATGAAACAACTCATCGGTAAAGATCCACTTAAGATAGAGGATCATTGGAATATGATGTATCGAAGTGGCTTTTATAGAGGTGGACCTATTTTAATGAGTGCCATTTCTGGGATTGATCAAGCACTATGGGATATTAAAGGTAAATATTATCAAGCACCCGTACATGAGTTAATGGGCGGTGCATGTCGAGATTCAATCAAAGTGTATTCGTGGATAGGTGGAGATCGTCCACAAGATACGGTTAATGCAGCTAAAAAAGCACACGAAAATGGATTTGAAGCGATAAAGATGAATGCGACAGAGGAACTACAATATGTAGATAGTTATGATAAAATCGATCAAGTTGTAGAACGCGTTGCAGGTATAAGAGAAGCGGTAGGGAATCAATTAGGAATAGGTATTGATTTCCATGGTAGAGTGCATAAACCAATGGCTAAAATATTGGCAAAAGAATTAGAACCATTTAAACCGATGTTTATTGAAGAACCTGTACTCAGTGAAAATATAGAAGCGATTCGAGAAATTAGTCAAACGACAACAATCCCAATTGCTTTAGGCGAACGACTATTCTCAAGATGGGACTTTAAACCGATACTTGAAAGTGGATTTGTAGATATCATACAACCTGATTTATCTCATGCAGGCGGAATTACAGAATGTAAAAAGATTATTTCTATGGCAGAAGCATATGATGTAGGTGCGGCACCACATTGTCCACTAGGGCCGATTGCTTTATCTTCATGTTTACAAGTAGATGCGACGAGTCACAATGCATTTATTCAAGAACAAAGTTTAGGTATTCATTACAATAAAGATAGCGATATACTTGATTACATTAAGAATAAAGAAGTGTTTGAATTTGAAAATGGTCAAGTGAAAATACCACAAGGTCCAGGATTAGGTATTGAAATTGATGAAGATCATGTGCGAGAAATGGCAAAGGTAGGACATGATTGGCATAATCCAATATGGAGACATAAAGATGGCAGTATAGCAGAGTGGTGA
- a CDS encoding PTS mannose transporter subunit IID gives MVKMNFKSDKVNFDYSEEDNRIEINPDKIKQFIAMIGGFIGAVYLALSASGIYIDWLNPQKLDAWMNVLNTGIPIVFVLYGIWKNTFILTSRSRDQETFLKQSGKK, from the coding sequence ATGGTTAAAATGAATTTCAAATCAGACAAAGTAAACTTTGATTATTCAGAGGAAGATAACCGAATCGAAATAAATCCAGATAAGATCAAACAATTTATAGCTATGATTGGAGGATTTATAGGTGCAGTATATTTAGCATTGAGCGCATCTGGAATTTATATAGATTGGTTGAATCCTCAAAAGTTAGACGCGTGGATGAACGTATTAAATACAGGTATCCCAATAGTGTTCGTACTATATGGCATTTGGAAAAATACTTTCATTTTAACAAGTCGATCGAGAGACCAAGAAACATTTTTAAAACAATCAGGAAAAAAATAA